In Streptomyces venezuelae, the sequence GGAGAGCGCCGGGTTGGCGATCAGGGTGCCGGGCCAGTCCCGGCGGATCTGTGCGAAGGCGGGCCGGCCGGGGTCGGCGTGGACCTGGTGCAGGTAGGCCGGTGCCAGGTCGGCCAGGGCTTTGACCAGGGCCGGGTAGATCTCCTCGGTGTCGCCCTCCTCGATCCCGTTGACGTTCACTCCGGGCGAGATGCGTACGCCGACCCGCTCCGGGCCGATGGCCTCGGCGACGGCCCGGACGACCTCGACGGTGAACCGGATGCGGTTCTCCACGGAGCCGCCCCACTCGTCGGTACGGCGGTTGGTGTTGCGCGCGAGGAACTGGTGCAGCAGGTGCCCGTTGGCGGAGTGCACCTCCACTCCGGCGAAGCCCGCTTCGACGGCGTTCCGGGCCGCGCTCGCGAAGTCGGCCACGGTGGCCCGGATGTCCTCGGCGGTCATGGCGCGCGGTACGACGCCGTCACGGAGGCCGCCCGGGGTGTGCAGCTGCTCGGGGAAGGGCACCGCGGACGGGGCGAGCGGCACGTGTCCGCTGGTCTCGGGGTGGCCGACCCGGCCGCCGTGCTGGAGCTGGAGGAACATCTGCCGGCCGCCGGCGGCCCGCACGGCCTCGGTGACCCGCCGCCAGCCGGCGATCTGCGCCGGGGTGTGGATGCCGGGGATGTGCGGGTAGGTCTGCCCGGCGGCGTTCGGGGTGCTGGCCTCGGCGATGATCAGGCCGGCCGAGGCGCGTTGTGCGTAGTAGGTGCGCGTTGTGCGTAGTAGGTGGCCATGAGCTCGCCGGGGACGCCGTCGGCTCCGGCGCGGTTGCGGGTCAGCGGAGCCATCACCAGGCGGCTGGGCAGTTCCTGGCCGCCGAGGCGGGCGGATGCGAAGAGGCGGGAGGCGGCGGGAGTGGCGGCGGGGGCGGCGGGGGCGTGCTGTGTCTGCGTCATGCCGGTACCGTAAAAGCTGACACTGGTGTCAGGTTCAAGGGCTGGGGTGGGGCATGCGGATCGGCGAACTGGCGGCACGCACCGGGGTCGGTGAGCGTTCGCTGCGCTACTACGAGCAGCAGGGCCTGCTCGCTTCGGACCGGACGCCCGGTGGCCACCGGGACTTCCCCGAGCGTGCGGTCGACCGGGTCATCCGGATCCAGGAGCTCTACGCGGCCGGCCTGCACAGCGCGAAGATCGCGCAGATCCTGCCCTGCATGCGGGACGAGGACGGCGGCCCGTCGGTGCGCGCCACTCCGGCGCTGGTGGCCGAACTGGCCACGGAGCGGGAGCGGATCGACCGGATGATCGGCGATCTGATCCGCTCCCGCGAGGTGCTGGACGAGGTGATCGCGGCGGCGGCAGGCCGCGCGGCCGCCCCCTAGGGGGTGTCGCCGGGGGGTGTTTCCGGCTTCGCGTGGAGGACCGCGCGGGCCTGTTCGGCAGCGCGGGTGATGCCCTCGGAGACGAAGTCCATGAAGCGGGCGATGTTCTCCAGGCGGTTGGCGGCCGGGGATTCGCGGCCGAGGACGCCAACGCCCTGGCGTGCGGTTTCTATGATCAGGGCGTTCGCTCGGACACTGGCGATGATCGCCTGGTACCAGACGTCCTCGTCGACGAAGTAGCGCTCGCGGCGGCGTTCGTCGCGTTCCCTGCGGACGAGGCCCTGGCCCTCCAGGAAGGCGATCGCCTTGGAGATGGACGCCGGGCTGACCTGGAGGCGCTGGACGAGCTCGGACGCGGTGAGGCTGCCCGAGTCCGTGATGTAGAGGCAGGACAGCACCCGGGCCATCATCTTCGGCGTGCCGGCCTGGACGAGGACGTCGGTGAACACGTCCTCGAACTCGCGCACCGCCTCGGGGTCACGTCCGTGGGCCTGCGGGGACGCCTCCGGCCCGCGGGGGGCGGCCTGGGTGCGCCGGTGGGCGCGGCGTTCGGTGGCGCGGTGGGCGAGGTCGGCCCGGTAGGCGTTGGGTCCGCCGTTGCGCATCACCTCGCGCGAGATCGTCGAGGTCGGACGGTCGAGGCGCCGGGCGATCTCCGCGTAGGCGAGGCCGTCGGCCAGTCCCATGGCGATCTGCTGGCGTTCCTGCTGGTTGAGCCTGCCTCCCGGCATCGCGGCCTCCTTCATGGTCCCTGGTGGCCCCCACTATAGCGTTCACCTCCATTTCATTGCAACGAACTGGCATCTCGTCGTTGCGTTAAGCCGGAGACCATTGCAATGAATTACTCGCTCTGACCTGCAATATCAAGGATTCGACGCAACGAGAGTGTTGCCAGTTTCTGAAACGCAACGTAGCTTTTCGTCTATCAGAAACCGCGGGGCGCACGGAGCGCAGCCGCTGACGAGGGAGAGACACCATGCAGAAGTTCGCCACCGCCGCCCCGATCACCGCCGTCCTGGACGTCCCCGCCGGACTCGTCCGCGTCATCGCCGCCGACCGCGCCGACACCACCGTCGAGATCCTTCCCGCCGACGCCTCCAAGGGCCGCGACGTGAAGGCCGCCGAGCAGACCACGGCCGTCTACGAGGACGGGGTGCTGCGGATCGCCGCCGCACCGGCGAAGAACAGGATCCTCGGCAACCACCCGGGGTCCGTCGAGATCACCGTCCAGCTGCCCGCCGGCTCCCACGTCGAGGCGAAGACCGCGGCCGTCGAGTTCCGCGGCGTCGGACGCCTCGGCGACGTCACCCTCGACAGCGCCCAGGGCGCCGTCAAGCTCGACGAGACCGCGAACGCCCACCTCACCCTGATGGCCGGCGACATCGCCATCGGCCGCCTCGGCGGCTCCGCGCAGATCACCACCCAGAAGGGCGACCTCCGGATCGCCGAGGCCCTGCGCGGAACCGTCGAACTGAACACCCAGGCGGGCGACATCACCATCGGAGCTGCCCGCGGCGTCTCCGCCACCCTCGACGCCGGCACCGCCTACGGCCGCGTCCGCAACGCCCTCACGAACACCGACGGCGCCGCCGCCGGCCTGGACATCCGCGCCACCACCTCCTACGGCGACATCACCGCCCGCAGCAACTGACCCGCAGTCACCGCTTCCGAAGGAGCACTCCTCATGACCAACCTGGCCATCTCGGCGAACGGGCTGCGCAAGTCCTACGGCGACAAGGTCGTGCTCGACGGCATCGACCTGGCGGTCCCCGCCGGCACGGTCTTCTCGCTGCTCGGCCCGAACGGCGCCGGCAAGACCACCGCCGTCAAGATCCTCTCCACCCTCATCGGCGCGGACCCGGGCACCGGGGCCATCCACATCAACGGCCACGACCTGGCCGCCGCCCCGCAGGCCGTCCGTGCCTCGATCGGCGTCACCGGCCAGTTCTCCGCCGTCGACGGCCTGATCACCGGCGAGGAGAACATGCTCCTCATGGCCGACCTGCACCACCTCTCCCGCAGCGAGGGACGGCGGGTGACCGGCGAACTGCTGGAGCGCTTCGACCTGGTGGAAGCCGCGAAGAAGCCCGCCGCCAGCTACTCCGGCGGCATGAAGCGCCGCCTCGACATCGCGATGACGCTGGTCGGCGACCCGCGGATCATCTTCCTCGACGAGCCCACCACCGGCCTCGACCCGCGCAGCCGCCACACCATGTGGCAGATCATCCGCGAACTCGTCACGGGTGGCGTCACCGTCTTCCTCACCACCCAGTACCTGGAGGAGGCCGACCAGCTCGCCGACCGCATCGCCGTGCTCAACGACGGCAGGATCGCCGCCCAGGGCACCGCCGACGAGCTGAAGCGGCTGATCCCCGGCGGACACGTCCGGCTCCGCTTCACCGACCCGGCCGCCTACCGGTCCGCGGCCCTCGCCCTGCACGAGGTCACCCGGGACGACGAGGCGCTGGCACTGCAGATCCCCAGCGACGGCAGCCAGCGCGAACTGCGCACGATCCTCGACCGGCTGGAGTCCGCCGGCATCGAGGCGGACGAGCTGACCGTGCACACCCCCGACCTCGACGACGTGTTCTTCGCCCTCACCGGCCCGGCCGCCATCCCCAACCAGTCCAAGGAGAACGTCCGATGAGCTCCCTCTCCCTCGCCGTGCGCGACTGCTCCACGATGCTGCGCCGCAACCTCCTGCACGCCCGGCGCTATCCGTCGCTGACCCTGAACCTGCTGCTCACCCCGGTCATGCTGCTGCTGCTGTTCGTCTACATCTTCGGCGACGTGATGAGCGCCGGGATGGGCGGCGGTGGCGACCGCTCCGACTACATCGCGTACGTCGTACCCGGGATCCTGCTGATGACCATCGGCAGCACCGTCATCGGGGCCGCGGTGTCCGTCTCCACCGACATGTCCGAGGGCATCATCGCCCGCTTCCGCACCATGGCGATCCACCGCGGCTCCGTGCTCGTCGGACACGTCGTCGGCAGCGTCCTGCAGTCACTCGCCAGCGTGGTCCTCGTCGGCGCCGTCGCGGTCGCCATCGGCTTCCGGTCCACCGATGCCACCGCCCTGGAGTGGCTGGCCGCGTTCGGGCTGATCGCCCTCTTCGCCCTGGCGCTCACCTGGATCGCCGTCGGGATGGGCATGAACAGCCCGAACGCCGAGGCCGCCAGCAACAGCGCGATGCCACTGATCCTGCTGCCGCTCATCTCCAGCGCGTTCACCCCGATCGAGGCGATGCCGGGCTGGTTCCAGCCGATCGCCCAGTACCAGCCGTTCACGCCGGCCATCGAGACCCTGCGCGGCCTGCTCCTCGGCACCGAGATCGGCTACAACGGATGGCTCGCGGTCGCCTGGTCGGTCGGCCTGGCGGTGCTCGGCTACCGCTGGTCGGCGGGCTCCTTCAACCGCGACCCGAAGTAACCGGTATGAGCGAGCGGGCCTCCCCCGCAGCATCGTCCCGCCCCTGGGCGGCGTACGCCGACACGGCGGTCGGCGTACGCCGCCCGTCGGCGTTCCGGCCCCCGCCGGTACGGGCGTCGTCCGGCGGCGGGACGATGCTGCGGGGAGGCCCGCTCAGCCGGCGGCCCAGAACTGCGCCAGTGCGGCCTCCCTGTAGGGCTCCGGGGTGACGCTGAGGTCCCCCGCGAACGGCCGGTCCAGAGCCACCACCAGGAGCAGGCTGAAGCCGATCAGCCCGGCCACCGCCGACACGAAGAGCAGCTGCGTCTTCAGGCTGCGCAGCCCGAACAGGAAGGTGAGCGGGACGATGACGAGCGCGCCGCCGTACACCAGCACCTGGAGCAGGCCGGGCAGCGAGGTCTCGGCCATGGTGACGCGGGCCCGGCGCTGCGCGTTGACGTCGTTCAGGCGGGTGACGGCCTCGGCGTAGAAGGTCTCGGCGCGCGGGCCCTGCGGCTCGTACGCCAGGAGGGCCTGGTAGAGGCCGTGGGTCTGCGCGCCGGTCGCCTCGAAGCTCGGCCGGCCCTCGCGCATCAGCGGCCACTGCACCTCGACGACGGCGTGCGTGTACGCGCCCACCGCCTGCTGCACACGTGCCCGGTCGGCCGCGGGGAAGGCGTCGGCGCTGCGCACGACCGCGGCGAGCCCGCTGGCCTCGGAGGCGACGATGGTCTCGGTGTTCTCCCGCTGCGTCCACAGGGTGACGACGACGAACGCGAGGATGATGCCGTAGATCGCGCCGAACATGCCGAGCGCGACCCCGACCATCTCGTTGTGCTCGCCCTCGGCCAGGTGCGGGAACCGGCGGCGGGCGGCCACGCTCCCGGCCACGGCGAGGCCGGTGAGGCCGCCGACCACGAGGAGGGCGATGACAGAGGTGCTGAGGTGGTTGAGCAGCCAGAGGATCATGCCGTGCTCAACGAGCGCCGCCGTCGCAGAGCTCGGCCTCCGCGGCGCTCCTGCGGGAGGGGAGCCGTGGCGGAGGCGGGGGGCGCAGGGGTCACTCGACCTTGGGGGCCTCCGGGAGCCCGCCGGCCAGGGCCGAGCCGGTGCCCCTGAGCGAGGAGTCGGTGGCGCGGGTGGCGGACCCGGCGGCCTGGGCGGTCACGCCCACGGCGGTCTTGGTGTCCTGGACGGCCTGGGTCGGGTGGTCGACGATGTCGACGACGCGGCCGACGACCGGGGGCGCCTGCCCGGGCGCCTCGTCGGCGTGCGCGGTGACGGGGAGCAGTGCGAGGGCGGCGCCACCGGAGACGACCAGGGCGGAGAGGGTGCGCTTCATGGCGTTCATGCCCGGCCCAACGACCCCGCCGCACCCCGGGTCACCACCTACGACCACGTAGGAGTGATCCCCAGGGATGCCACCCCGACCCAAGACGCTTGCGTAATGTGCCGCAGCAGTCATGTTCCCGGATCGAGAACGGCGAGCTGGAGCGCAGCGAGGTCGAGACGCTCGCCGCCTACGTCCGGGCCCTCGGCGGCAGGCTGAAGATCGTGGCCGAGTTCGGGGACGAGCAGTACGTGCTGGGCTGACCGGCCCGCATGGACGCCCGCGGCCCCGGATCGGGGGAATCGATCCGGGGCCGTGGGCATGACTCGGCGGGCGGGGCGCAGGGGCGCGGGGAGGGTCAGTCCTCGACCACCAGGGACGGGGTCGACTTCGTCAGGACCTCGCCGCGGAAGAAGGCCGGGCTGCGGCGCTCGGTGACGAACATGATCACCAGGCCGAGGGCCAGCAGGCCGACGCCGATGACGAAGACGTTGCCGACGTCGAGGCCGGGGAGCGTGGAGCCGGAGCCGTAGGACGGGTCCCAGGCGTCGTAGAGGGTCTTGAAGAAGACCGCGGCCAGCAGCAGGCCGCCCAGGATCGGGAAGACGCCCTTGAAGAACAGGTCGCGGGCGGAGCGGCGCAGTTCGCCGCGGAAGTACCAGACGCAGGCGAAGGCCGTCAGCGAGTAGTAGAAGCAGATCATCAGGCCGAGCGCGAAGATCGTGTCGGTGAGGACGTTCTCGCTGACCAGGGTCATGACCGTGTAGAAGGCGCCGGTCGCGACGCCCGCCATGACGGTGGCGCGGCCCGGGGTCTTGAAGCGCGGGTGGACCTTGGCGTAGGAGGCCGGCAGGGCCTCGTACGTGGACATGGCCAGGACCGTGCGGGCGACCGGGATGAAGGTGGTCTGCAGGGAGGCCGCGGCGGAGGCCAGGACGGCGACGAAGAGCAGGATGCCGAGGACCGGGCCCATGACGGGGCCGGCGAGGGCGGCGAAGACGTTGCCCGAGGTCTCCTCGTTGGCGAGGCCGAGGCCCTCGCCGCCGGAGCCGACGGCCATCTGGGCGGCGACGCCGGTGGCCAGGTACGAGCCGACCAGGACGACCATCGCGATGAGCGAGGCGCGGCCGGGGGTCTTCGTCGAGCCGGTGGTCTCCTCGTTGGTGGCCAGGCACGCGTCCCAGCCCCAGTACATGAAGATCGAGAGCGAGAGTCCGGCGGTGAAGGCCGCCATGGACTCGACCGCGAAGGGGTTCATCCAGGACCAGGAGAAGTCCAGGCCGGTGTCGAAGGTCCCGGCGGAGGCCTTCTGGAAGGCCATGGCGACGAAGACCGCGAGCACGACGAGCTGGAGGCCGACGAGGGCGTACTGGACGCCCTTGGTGGCGGTCATGCCGCGGTAGCTGATGGCGGTCGCGACGGCGATCAGGGTGAGGCAGGTGACGATGTGGACGAGCTTGTTGTCGTCCAGGGCCGCGACCGAGGCGTTGTTCGTGATCTCGCCGGCCAGCAGCCAGAAGTACGAGGTGGCGACGCCCGCGAGGTTGGAGAGCACGATGATCGTCGCGATCACCAGGCCCCAGCCGCACATCCAGCCGATCCGCGGGCCGAAGGCCTTGACGGTCCAGGTGAAGGAGGTGCCGCAGTCCGGCATGGCCTTGTTGAGCTCGCGGTAGGCGAAGGCGACCAGGAGCATCGGGAGGAAGCCGGCGAGGAAGATCGCGGGCATCTGCAGGCCGACCTCACCGGCGGTGGAGCCGAGGGTCGAGGTCAGGCAGTAGACCGGGGCGACGGTGGAGATGCCGATGACGGCGCTTCCGACCAGTCCGACGGACCCCTTGCCGAGGCCCTTGCCGCGGACGTCGCCCTCGGCGACGCCGCTTACCGTGTCTCCGGCCCGAGGCCGAACGTCCAGCTGAGTCATGGGTCAGGACGTTAGAGGGTGCGTTTTCCACATCTGGACGATCGAAGTCCGGAACTCAGAGCCCTTGAATGCCTTCGATTCCAGAGACCGGGAGACTTCACGAGCACTTAATACAAGGTTCACTCGGATATGCGCCCGCGCTTCGACAGGATCGACAGAGACTCTTTCGGCATGCGGAAACCGCAGCCATGTCCGTTTTGCGTATTTTCAAAGTTTCCGTCGTGACTTTGCGGTGACCGGTGGTAACCGGGCCCCGGGCGGGTTTGCCGCGAGCATGATCATCGACCTAGAGTCGCCGCCGTCCAAGGTCATTCACACGGGGGACGGACACAGACATGCGCACCACCACCTCGCTCATGGCATCGGCCACGGCCGTCGCCGCGCTGCTCACGCTCACCGCCTGCGGCGGCGGCGACAGCGGCGCGGCACCGGTCGTCGGTGCCGGCTCCGGCGCGGACGGCGGCACCGGCGCCGACACCGACGGAGGCCCTCACGAGGGCACCCTGGAGAACCCCACCAAGAACGGCGGGGTCAACGGGAACGCACCCAAGGACGGGACCGCCTTCCAGAAGCTGCCCAAGGCGGGCACCATGGCCGCCGCCGCCCGCTTCGTCAACAGCCACACCGACTGCGCCCGGCTCAGCTCCACCCCCGGCGAGAGCGGACCGACCGGCATGGGCGCCGAGTTCGACAAGGCCGCCACCGTGACCGAGACCGGATTCTGCGGCTCGGGGCGCCGCACCACCCTCGTCCTCTACAAGGACGCGAAGGCCTTCCAGACCGCCTTCAAGGCCGAGATGGCGAAGAAAGGCAGCAAGGGGAACCCCAACCAGGGCATCGTCGTAGGCCAGGACTTCGCCATGGGATCCGTGGACTCGGACGCCATGAGCGCCCTGCTCGAACCGCAGGCCGGACTGCTCATGCTCAACTGCCACCCCGACTTCAAGCCGCCGAGCGGCTTCCGCAAGGAACCGGCCCTGGTGAAGGGCTGTGTCCTCACGGACTACTACAAGGACGAGTAGGAGCGGCGTCCGTGCCACCCCGGGGCCGCCCCGGGGCCGCCCCGGGGCCGCCACCGGACCGGGTTGATGCTCCTATTGACTGTCAAGCAGCGGTGAGCCAGTCCCGGTAGGCGTGGGCGAGGTCGTCGTCTCGACGGATTCCGCGTTCGAGGGTGGAGATGGTGGCCGGCCAGAGGCCGAAGTGGCGTGCGGCGGCGGTGAGTGTGATGTTCTTGGACTGCCGCAGAGGTCTCAGATCGGCGATGGCGGGGACGGTGACCGTGGTGGTCAGGCAGCGGAATATCTCCCGGGCGATGGCTCGCTTCAGGAGTCGGATGATCTCCCTCTTCGTGCGGCCGGCGGCGGTCTGGCGTGCCACGTACTCGCGGGTGCGGGAATCGCTGGACATGCGGACCAGGGCGATGCGGTAGAGGGCGGCGTTGGCGGCCCGGTCGCCTCCTCGTGAGAGGCGGTGCCGGTTCGTCCGGCCGCTGGACGCGGGGACCGGTGCGGCTCCGCAAAGGGCGGCGAAGGAGGCCTCGGTCCGCATGCGTTCGGGGTTGCCTCCCGCCGTGATCAGCAGTTGGGCCGCGGTGTCGGGGCCGACTCCGTAGGCGGCCCGCAGACCCGGGTTCTGGACGGTGGCCTCGCTGTCCAGGGCTTTGGTCAGGGTCGCGTGCTCGGCGGTCAGCTCTTTGACGCGCCGGGCGAGGATCTTGAGCGCGGCGAGGACTGCGGTGTGGACCGCGTCCCCGGCCGGTCGCAGCCGGGCCAGCGCATTGGTGCGGTCCGTTCCGCTGAGCTGCCCGTATTTGGCGCGGATGCTCTCGGGCGCGGTGAAGAGGATGTGGGTGATCTGGTTCAGGGCAGCGGTGCGGGCCTTGACTGCGGAGCGGGCGGCATTGTGCAGGGCGCGTATGCCGGCGACGGTGTCGTCCTTGGGCGCACTGGAGGCCCGTCCGGACATGACGGCGCGGGCGGCGGCGTAGGCGTCGATGGGGTCGGACTTGCCGATGCGACGGCGTTCGGCGCGGTCGGGACGGTTGACCTCGACGACCGCGTGCCCGTGTTTGCGTGCGGCGCGGGTGAAGCCGGCGCCGTATGAGGAGGTGCCTTCCACGCCGATCGTGATCACCTGGCCGTGGGCATCCAGGAACGCCAGGGCCGCGGCGTATCCGGCAGCGGTGGTGGTGAACTCGGCGTCTGCGAGGCGGCCGCCGTTGTCGCTGATGACCGCGACGTGGACGGTGTCGGCATGGGAGTCGACCCCGCCGAACACATCCTGGTCCGCGATGTCCTGCGCAGCCTCTGATGTCATGCTGATGATGCCTTCCCAACCGGAGGTGGGCACCGGCCGGGTGGCGCAGACAGGACATTGAGGGGGCTTCTGACCAAGCTCCTATCAGGTCATGTTCCGCCCGGCCGGAGCCGTGAGAACAGGTCCCGGCGGCCGGACAGAACAACCGGAGGACAACCCAGCAGGGCGTCAGTCAGTGCCCGAGCCACGACCACCGGAACCTGAGTATCAGCATCAATGTCAGTGCCGTCCGCGAGACTGGCCCCATGCCCACGGCCGATGAGCTCCTCAGTGCGGAAACCGTCACCACCCTGGCCCGGCTGCTCGCCCGTGCGGGCGGCCGCCGGTCCTCCCCGGCTCTGCGCGCACGCGCCGACGCACTCGACGGACTGACCTTCAGCGGCCGCGTCGCCGCCGTGCGCGACGCCGTCCTCGACGACCTTCCCGCCGAATGGCCCGCCTTCGAGGCCGTCGTCCGCACCGCCCTCGCCGATCCCGGCTTCGAGGGGTGGATGACCTTCCCCGTCGACGAGGCCGTGGCCGTACGCGGGCTGGAGGTGTTCGAGCCCGGCCTGGAGCTGCTGCACGACCTCACCTCCCGGCTCACCGCCGAGTCCGCCGTCCGGCCCTTCCTGCGCGCCGACGCCGGCCGCGCCCTGGCCGTCGTACAGAAGTGGACGGACGACCCGGACCCGCACGTACGGCGCCTGGCCAGCGAGGGCACCCGGCCCCGGCTGCCGTGGGCCCCGCAGCTGCCCGCCTTCGTCGCCGACCCGCGGCCGGCCCTGCCGGTGCTGGACGCCCTCTACCGCGACGGGTCCGAGTACGTCCGCCGCTCCGTCTCCAACCACCTCAACGACATCAGCCGCGACCACCCCGACCTCGCCGTCGAGACCGCGGCCCGCTGGCTGGCCGAGCCCGCCGACACCACCGACCGCGTCGTCCGCCACGGGCTGCGCACCCTGGTCAAGGCGGGCCGGCCGGAGGCACTGACCCTGCTCGGGCACGCCCCGGACGTACCGGTCACCGTGCACGGGCCGGTGGTGACCACCCCGCGCGTGGCCGTCGGGGAGTACCTCGTCTTCGACTACGCCGTCACCAACACCGGAGAACTCCCGGCCGAGCTGGTGATCGACTACGTCGTGCACCACACGAAGGCGAACGGCACCCGCACCCCGAAGGTGTTCAAACTCGTCACCCGCCCGCTGGCCCCCGGCGAAACCCTCGCAGGAACCAAGCGGCACTCCTTCAAGCCCATCACGACCCGCCGCTACCACTCCGGCGAGCACCTGGTGCAGCTCCAGGTCAACGGCCGCGTCCGCGGCGAGGCCGTTTTCTCGCTGGACGCCGGATGATCACTGCGGCATGCTGCGGGGCATGACCTACGGAATCGAGTCCCACCCCGCCCGGTGAGCGCCCGCGAAGAGCGCCAGGCGCTCACCTCCCGGACGACCTCCCTGTACGACTACGCCCTGTTCCGCCACGGCATCGAGCCGGACGGCCGCGTCCCGCGCAAGGGCTTTCCCCTGCCGGAGGGCCCCGCGGAGCCCAGCCGCGCGGGCCTGACCTGGCAACAGGCACAGACCGAAGTCACCGACGCCCTCACGCCCCTGCTCCACGACCCCGACCCGGTACGGGCCGCCGCGGCGGTCCACCGGGCGGCCGCCGAACTGGCCATGCCCCACCGCACCCTGCGCGCCCACACCGCACGGCTCGCCCTCGCCGACGAGGACGCCGCCCGGCGGACCGCCCGGCAGCTGATCCGCACGGGTACGGACGCGGCGGCCGTCGGTGTCGGCATGGCCCTGCTGATCCGCCTCGGCGAGCCCGAGGACGTGCCCTGCCTCAAAGCCCTCGGCATGCTGGGAGGTCTCGCGGACGCCGCGAGCGCCGCCCTCGACCCGCTCGACCGGCAGGCGGCCGCCCTGCTGTACATCCGCAGCCGGGACCGGCCCGGAGAGCTGACCCCGCTGACCGACGCGGTCGCCTCCGGCGACACGGAGGCCACCCGGTCCGCGCTGGTCTCGCTGACGGACGA encodes:
- a CDS encoding MerR family transcriptional regulator, giving the protein MRIGELAARTGVGERSLRYYEQQGLLASDRTPGGHRDFPERAVDRVIRIQELYAAGLHSAKIAQILPCMRDEDGGPSVRATPALVAELATERERIDRMIGDLIRSREVLDEVIAAAAGRAAAP
- a CDS encoding GbsR/MarR family transcriptional regulator translates to MPGGRLNQQERQQIAMGLADGLAYAEIARRLDRPTSTISREVMRNGGPNAYRADLAHRATERRAHRRTQAAPRGPEASPQAHGRDPEAVREFEDVFTDVLVQAGTPKMMARVLSCLYITDSGSLTASELVQRLQVSPASISKAIAFLEGQGLVRRERDERRRERYFVDEDVWYQAIIASVRANALIIETARQGVGVLGRESPAANRLENIARFMDFVSEGITRAAEQARAVLHAKPETPPGDTP
- a CDS encoding DUF4097 family beta strand repeat-containing protein, producing the protein MQKFATAAPITAVLDVPAGLVRVIAADRADTTVEILPADASKGRDVKAAEQTTAVYEDGVLRIAAAPAKNRILGNHPGSVEITVQLPAGSHVEAKTAAVEFRGVGRLGDVTLDSAQGAVKLDETANAHLTLMAGDIAIGRLGGSAQITTQKGDLRIAEALRGTVELNTQAGDITIGAARGVSATLDAGTAYGRVRNALTNTDGAAAGLDIRATTSYGDITARSN
- a CDS encoding ATP-binding cassette domain-containing protein, which produces MTNLAISANGLRKSYGDKVVLDGIDLAVPAGTVFSLLGPNGAGKTTAVKILSTLIGADPGTGAIHINGHDLAAAPQAVRASIGVTGQFSAVDGLITGEENMLLMADLHHLSRSEGRRVTGELLERFDLVEAAKKPAASYSGGMKRRLDIAMTLVGDPRIIFLDEPTTGLDPRSRHTMWQIIRELVTGGVTVFLTTQYLEEADQLADRIAVLNDGRIAAQGTADELKRLIPGGHVRLRFTDPAAYRSAALALHEVTRDDEALALQIPSDGSQRELRTILDRLESAGIEADELTVHTPDLDDVFFALTGPAAIPNQSKENVR
- a CDS encoding ABC transporter permease, with translation MSSLSLAVRDCSTMLRRNLLHARRYPSLTLNLLLTPVMLLLLFVYIFGDVMSAGMGGGGDRSDYIAYVVPGILLMTIGSTVIGAAVSVSTDMSEGIIARFRTMAIHRGSVLVGHVVGSVLQSLASVVLVGAVAVAIGFRSTDATALEWLAAFGLIALFALALTWIAVGMGMNSPNAEAASNSAMPLILLPLISSAFTPIEAMPGWFQPIAQYQPFTPAIETLRGLLLGTEIGYNGWLAVAWSVGLAVLGYRWSAGSFNRDPK
- a CDS encoding DUF4239 domain-containing protein, translated to MILWLLNHLSTSVIALLVVGGLTGLAVAGSVAARRRFPHLAEGEHNEMVGVALGMFGAIYGIILAFVVVTLWTQRENTETIVASEASGLAAVVRSADAFPAADRARVQQAVGAYTHAVVEVQWPLMREGRPSFEATGAQTHGLYQALLAYEPQGPRAETFYAEAVTRLNDVNAQRRARVTMAETSLPGLLQVLVYGGALVIVPLTFLFGLRSLKTQLLFVSAVAGLIGFSLLLVVALDRPFAGDLSVTPEPYREAALAQFWAAG
- a CDS encoding APC family permease; translated protein: MTQLDVRPRAGDTVSGVAEGDVRGKGLGKGSVGLVGSAVIGISTVAPVYCLTSTLGSTAGEVGLQMPAIFLAGFLPMLLVAFAYRELNKAMPDCGTSFTWTVKAFGPRIGWMCGWGLVIATIIVLSNLAGVATSYFWLLAGEITNNASVAALDDNKLVHIVTCLTLIAVATAISYRGMTATKGVQYALVGLQLVVLAVFVAMAFQKASAGTFDTGLDFSWSWMNPFAVESMAAFTAGLSLSIFMYWGWDACLATNEETTGSTKTPGRASLIAMVVLVGSYLATGVAAQMAVGSGGEGLGLANEETSGNVFAALAGPVMGPVLGILLFVAVLASAAASLQTTFIPVARTVLAMSTYEALPASYAKVHPRFKTPGRATVMAGVATGAFYTVMTLVSENVLTDTIFALGLMICFYYSLTAFACVWYFRGELRRSARDLFFKGVFPILGGLLLAAVFFKTLYDAWDPSYGSGSTLPGLDVGNVFVIGVGLLALGLVIMFVTERRSPAFFRGEVLTKSTPSLVVED
- a CDS encoding IS110 family transposase produces the protein MTSEAAQDIADQDVFGGVDSHADTVHVAVISDNGGRLADAEFTTTAAGYAAALAFLDAHGQVITIGVEGTSSYGAGFTRAARKHGHAVVEVNRPDRAERRRIGKSDPIDAYAAARAVMSGRASSAPKDDTVAGIRALHNAARSAVKARTAALNQITHILFTAPESIRAKYGQLSGTDRTNALARLRPAGDAVHTAVLAALKILARRVKELTAEHATLTKALDSEATVQNPGLRAAYGVGPDTAAQLLITAGGNPERMRTEASFAALCGAAPVPASSGRTNRHRLSRGGDRAANAALYRIALVRMSSDSRTREYVARQTAAGRTKREIIRLLKRAIAREIFRCLTTTVTVPAIADLRPLRQSKNITLTAAARHFGLWPATISTLERGIRRDDDLAHAYRDWLTAA
- a CDS encoding DNA alkylation repair protein — translated: MPTADELLSAETVTTLARLLARAGGRRSSPALRARADALDGLTFSGRVAAVRDAVLDDLPAEWPAFEAVVRTALADPGFEGWMTFPVDEAVAVRGLEVFEPGLELLHDLTSRLTAESAVRPFLRADAGRALAVVQKWTDDPDPHVRRLASEGTRPRLPWAPQLPAFVADPRPALPVLDALYRDGSEYVRRSVSNHLNDISRDHPDLAVETAARWLAEPADTTDRVVRHGLRTLVKAGRPEALTLLGHAPDVPVTVHGPVVTTPRVAVGEYLVFDYAVTNTGELPAELVIDYVVHHTKANGTRTPKVFKLVTRPLAPGETLAGTKRHSFKPITTRRYHSGEHLVQLQVNGRVRGEAVFSLDAG